TTCCACCTAGTTCATAATTCCTCCGTTGCAAGTTTGACAGGGGTTTGTATCAGGGTTCCTCCAAGGGAGAAGGGAAAAACCCATCCCCTAGTTTGTGATTTTTTGCTATTTTTTGTCCAACTATTCTGGCTGTTGAGAATGTTGTCTCATCCGCCAACTCAATAGCACTGCTAAAATCACCGAAGGTAAGCAAACGGTAATAGCAGCCAGAATTGAAGATTCAGGAACCGACAGCAAAGGGCCAACAAACTTGATAAACACCGATAGTCCTAGGGACAAGATTAGAACTTTGAGTAAAAATGTACTTTTGTTATCCATAGAGGGCATTGTATAAAGAGAGAGGGTGCAATGATATAGACACTACTTGTCAGTGTTATAACTGGATAGAAACCAAGTTTCTCAACAAAACATCAGGATGGAATTACTAGAATCCAGGTCAGAAACCTGGTTTCTTTAGGATCGCAACTTTACAGTTTACCGTTTATTGTGGAATTTAAAAACACCCATGCAGAACCAAAAGCCTGAATTATTAGAAAAAATTCGTCAACAGTTTGATTCAGCACCCTATCCTAGAATTCCGTTAGAACAATCACCTAAAACCGAATATGAATTGCTATTTATCCATAATTTAGTCACTTCCTATTATTTAAGATATCAGAAAGTGATTAATACAGAAGGTAAAATGATTTTAGATGCTGGGTGTGGAACTGGATATAAATCTTTAGTGTTAGCAGAAGCAAATCCAGGGGCTAAAATTGTGGGGATTGATATTTCCGAACAATCGATTGAACTAGCGAAACAGCGTTTAAAATATCATGGGTTTGACAATGCCGAATTTTATGTATTGTCTATAGAAGACTTGCCTCAACTGGGGTATGAGTTTGATTATATTAATGCGGATGAGGTGCTTTATTTATTGCCTGATATTGCCAGGGCATTAAAGGCGATGAAGTCGGTTTTGAAACTGGATGGTATGATTAGAACTAATCTCCACAGTTTATACAGACGTTTTAATTTATTGAAAGCCCAGTCCCTTTTTAAACTCATGGGGTTAACGGAAGGAACCCCTGGGGAAATGGAAATAACGATAGCTAGGGAGACCATTCAATCTTTAAAAAATCAAGTATTATTTAAATCCCAAGCTTGGGAAAAAGGATTACAACATCATGACGAATGGGTTTTAATGAATTACTTTTTAAAAGGAGATAAAGGTTTTACAATTCCTGAAGTATTTGAAATGTTAAAAATAGCAGGGTTAGAGATCATAAAAATGGTCAACTGGCGACAGTGGGAACCCTTAGATTTATTTGAAGATCCTGAAAATTTACCGGCTTTTTTAGCCCTGAGTTTGCCCGAATTGTCTATCGAAGAACGCTTACATTTCTATGAATTGTTACATCCGATTCATCGCTTATTGGATTTTTGGTGTGGTCATCCGCTTGAGACAACTACTGTAGATATTTCCGACTGGACACAAACTGACTGGGAAACCGCAACGGTTTATTTACATCCCCAGTTAAAAACTGACCCAGCAAAGCAAGACCTGATTGACTGTATTCGCAGCCATCGACCTTATGAAATTAGTCAGTATGTCAAGTTAGCGACCCTTGTTCCTATCTACATTGAGAGTTTTCGGGCGGGCTGTTTGTTACCGTTGTGGGAGGGAAAACAACCTATGATGTCTTTAGTGGAGCGATGGAAGCAAATCCAACCTGTAGACCCTGTTACCTTAGAATTAATCAGTGATCAGATGGCTTTTGAGCAAGTGAAAGAATTACTCCGTGATCTGGAACCGTTTTTGTATATTCTATTAGAGCGATCGCTTTAAAATGAATAAAAAAACAGTTCCTATCTGAACTCCCGCTCAGGGAAATGACCAAGTTTTTAGATGTATCTCAGGAAAAAGCCCTGATCTCGACTACTATAATTCATAGAAAAAACCCTTATGGAAAATCAAGATCCTGAATTATTAGAAAAAATTCGTCAACAGTTTGATTCAGCCCCCTATCCTAAAACTCCGTTAGAACAATCGCCTAAAACTGATTATGAGTTACTGTATATTCATAATTTAGTTACGCCTTATTATTTAAAATATCAGAAAGTTACTAATACAGAAGGTAAAATCATTTTAGATGCAGGCTGTGGAACCGGATATAAATCCTTAGTATTAGCAGAAGCAAACCCAGGGGCTAAAATTGTGGGGATTGATATTTCTGAACAATCGATTGAACTGGCGAAGCAGCGTTTAAAATATCAGGGTTTTGACAATGCCGAATTTTATGTATTGTCGATACAAGATTTACCTGAATTGGAGTATGAGTTTGATTATATTAATAATGATGAATCTCTCTATTTATTCCCTGATATTACAGTACCTTTGAAGGCGATGAAATCGGTTCTTAAGCCAGAGGGAATGATTAGAACAAATCTTCATAGTGCATTTCAGCGAGTTAATTACTTTCGGGCTCAATCCTTATTCAACATGATGGGATTAATGAATGAAAACCCGACGGAGTTAGAAATTCATTTCACGGGTGAACTCATGCAAGCTTTGAAAAATCAAGTTTTATTAAAGTCCCAAACCTATAATCTTGAAAAAATAAATGAACAAGAATGGGTTTTAATGAACTATTTATTTCAGGGAGATAAAGGTTATATAATTCCTGATTTGTTTTCAGCGTTGAGAACGGTTAACTTAGAGTTGATTAGCATGGTTCGTTGGCGACAGTGGGAACCCTTAGATTTATTTGAAGATCCTGAAAATTTACCGGCTTTTTTAGCACTGAGTTTGCCCGAATTGTCTATCGAAGAACGCTTACATTTCTATGAATTGTTACATCCGATTCATCGCTTATTGGATTTTTGGTGTGGTCATCCGCTTGAGACAACTACTGTAGATATTTCCGACTGGACACAAACTGACTGGGAAACCGCAACGGTTTATTTACATCCCCAGTTAAAAACTGACCCAGCAAAGCAAGACCTGATTGACTGTATTCGCAGCCATCGACCTTATGAAATTAGTCAGTATGTCAAGTTAGCGACCCTTGTTCCTATCTACATTGAGAGTTTTCGGGCGGGCTGTTTGTTACCGTTGTGGGAGGGAAAACAACCTATGATGTCTTTAGTGGAGCGATGGAAGCAAATCCAACCTGTAGACCCTGTTACCTTAGAATTAATCAGTGATCAGATGGCTTTTGAGCAAGTGAAAGAATTACTCCGTGATCTGGAACCGTTTTTGTATATTCTATTAGAACGATCGCTTTAAAATGAATAAAAAAACAGTTCCTATCTGAACTCCCGCTCAGGGAAATGACCAAGTTTTTAGATGTATCTCAGGAAAAAGCCCTGATCTCGACTACTATAATTCATAGAAAAAACCCTTATGGAAAATCAAGATCCTGAATTATTAGAAAAAATTCGTCAACAGTTTGATTCAGCCCCCTATCCTAAAACTCCGTTAGAACAATCGCCTAAAACTGATTATGAGTTACTGTATATTCATAATTTAGTTACGCCTTATTATTTAAAATATCAGAAAGTTACTAATACAGAAGGTAAAATCATTTTAGATGCAGGCTGTGGAACCGGATATAAATCCTTAGTATTAGCAGAAGCAAACCCAGGGGCTAAAATTGTGGGGATTGATATTTCTGAACAATCGATTGAACTGGCGAAGCAGCGTTTAAAATATCAGGGTTTTGACAATGCCGAATTTTATGTATTGTCGATAGAAGACTTACCTCAACTGGGGTATGAGTTTGATTATATTAATGCAGATGAGGTGCTTTATCTATGCCCAAATTTATTCAATGCGATGCAAGGCATAAAACAAGTTTTAAAACCCCAGGGTATTATTCGGGCAAATCTTCATAGTTTATATCAAAGGGTCGGTTATTTTAGGGCGCAATCTCTGTTTAAACTCATGGGAATCATGGATGAACCTTCTCAGGAATTCAAGGCAGAAATAGCTAAAGAAACAATAGACTCCATCAAAGATGAAGTGGTATTAAAAACACAAACTTGGAATAGTCCAGATTATAAAAATCAAGAATGGTTGCTGGCTAATTATTTACTTCAAGGGGATAAAGGCTATACAATCCCAGAGGTTTTTGCCGTTTTGAAGGCGACTGATTTACAATTGATCAGTATGGTGAAATGGCGACAATGGCAGTTACTCGACTTATTTAAAGAGCCTGATAACTTACCAGCCTTTCTAGCCTTCAGTTTATCCGAAATTTCGATCGAGGAACAACTACATTTATTTGAATTAATTCACCCCGTCCATCGGTTATTAGATTTTTGGTGTGGCCATTGTGATCAGGAGTGGATTCTCCCGGTGTCTGAATGGACTGAAGCTGATTGGCAAACTGCACGGGTTCATTTACATCCCCAACTCAGAACCAATCAAGCCAAAGCAGACTTAATGGAATGTATTCAGACCCATAGACCTTATGAAATTAGCCAATATGTGAAGCTACCTACTCACATACCCATCACCCTTGAGAGTAGTCATGCAGCCTGTTTACTGCCATTATGGGATGGAGAACAGACGGTGATCTCCCTGGCAGAACGGTGGCAACAAATCTATCCTATTGATCCTATTACCCTAGAACCGATTACTGTCCAGAGGGCACTGCAACAGATCAAAGAAGTCCTCATCACCCTGGATGCCTTTCTGTATGTGCTTCTCGAGCATTCCGGGTAAAATAAAAAAAAATTTTGTAGGGGTGATATGAAAGGTTGAGAGAGTGGGTAAGTTAGAACTACCAGATAAAAAGTTAAGCATCCCCCAAAGAGGAGAAAAACTATGAAGACTGAATTTAAAGCGAAATTCCTGCAATACGTTGCTAATAGAAAAAAAGAAGAAGGTTTCACCTTAATTGAATTGTTAGTTGTTATTATCATTATCGGTATTCTGGCTGCTATTGCTTTACCTTCCTTCCTCAGCCAAGCTAACAAAGCCAAACAATCTGAAGGGAAACAATATATTTCTTCTATTAACAAAGGTCAGCAAGCCTACTTTGTTGAAAATAATGGTTTTGGATCTGATGTCACGCAACTGGGAATTGGCCTCAAGACACAAACCTCTAACTATGTTTATACAATTAGTGCGACTACAGCGAGTAACGTCGGTAGTCTGGCTTCACCGATTAACACTACAGCTTTGAAAGGTTATGCGGGTGGTGTTGGATTAGTCCTGGTTGCAGGCAGTGATGCCAAGACCGCTCAGAGTGTACTTTGTGAAACGACCGTCCCTGGAACACCTGTTGCTACGACCAATGATGGCACTGTCGTAGGTTGTGCAGCTACCATGACCGTCGTGACGAAATAGTAACTGTCAGTTTCAAGGAATTTCCTTGTTAAAAACAATAAGCAGGTGGAGTTGTTATTTCTACCTGCTTTGTTGTATGTATTTTTTAAATGATAAAATAGGATGATATGGTTGCTCAAGATTTACGATCTATGACCTCGGATTGGCAAGAAAAAGCTGAACAATTGTTATTAAAAAATAATTATACTGAGGCTGAAAAGCTCTATGAACAAGCGATTGAAATCCAACCAGAAATAAAATCTTACTATTGGTATTTAGGATTGGTGTTGCTATTGCAGGGGCAAGAAGCAGAGGCACAAACCACTTGGTTATTTGGGATGGCTGATGGGGAGCCAGAAGAGATAGAGGAATGGACTCAAGAATTAATTCAAGTTTTGGAAACCGAAGCCGAGCGACAACGCTTAGAATTAGAAGACTATGGGGTAGCTTGGGCAATTCGACAACATATCCGAGAAATTAAGCCGACAGATATTAATAATTTACTGCATTTAACCGGATTATCAATCTGTTTACGAACCTACACCGGTCGAGAACCGATTGAATTAGGTTTGCTGGAGTTGCTCAAACAAGAATCCGCAACGGTAGATTCCGACTTATTACTCCAAGTGATTAAAAGTGTTGTAGATAGTGCTCCCTTACTCACTTCATCCCTCAATTTAACAGAAGCCAGTTTAGTTCATATTCAGGATACCGATATCTTTATTAATCAGCTGATCATTCCTTTTGTCTATAAAATGGCTCACTCAGCCAAACAACCTAGTACCGCAGCAAATTTTGCTGAACTGGGTTTGCGTTTAGCTCCTGAACATCCTGAATTACTCTGTTTTAGTGCTTCTGTATATCAAGATAGCAACCGTTTTGACCAGGGAATACAAGCCGCTAAACTCTATTTTTCTATAACTACAAATTTAGCCGCAAAATTTTTTGCCATCCACCTCATTATTCGGGGATTGATGAGTGCTGGAGGCTACTGGAAAGAATTTGCTGAAGCCACTGAACAACAAAAAGACTTGTTAAAAGTGTTACTAGAGGAACAGCCAACCGATTTATCACAAGTTGAGACGATTAGATTATTTAATACCATGTTTTTTTCCCCTTACTTTGAAGATAATCCTCAAGAAAATACCAGGCTAAGAAGTGAAGTTTCTAAACTGGCTCAATTAAACATAGAAAACTATGCTAAGGAACAAGTAGAACGATATCGCCACCGACAAACTACCCGTTTCCACCAGCCTGCTGTTGAACGACGCTTAAAAATCGGATATATTTCCCATTGTTTTCGTACCCATTCCGTGGGGTGGCTGGCGCGGTGGTTATTTCAATATCATAACAAAGAGAAGTTTGAAATTTTTGGTTATTTTATTTGTTACGATCATTATAATTACAATCAAGTACAAAATTGGTATGTTAATAATATTGAAAACGTTCGTAAATTAGAGTTCAGTGGTCTGGAAGCAGCAGACAAAATTGATGAAGATGAAATTGATATTTTAATTGATCTTGATAGTCTGACTTTGACAACAACTGCTGAGGCTATGGCCGTTAAACCTGCACCGGTGCAAGTAACTTGGCTAGGATGGGATGCGTCTGA
This DNA window, taken from Planktothrix sp. FACHB-1365, encodes the following:
- a CDS encoding class I SAM-dependent methyltransferase; the encoded protein is MQNQKPELLEKIRQQFDSAPYPRIPLEQSPKTEYELLFIHNLVTSYYLRYQKVINTEGKMILDAGCGTGYKSLVLAEANPGAKIVGIDISEQSIELAKQRLKYHGFDNAEFYVLSIEDLPQLGYEFDYINADEVLYLLPDIARALKAMKSVLKLDGMIRTNLHSLYRRFNLLKAQSLFKLMGLTEGTPGEMEITIARETIQSLKNQVLFKSQAWEKGLQHHDEWVLMNYFLKGDKGFTIPEVFEMLKIAGLEIIKMVNWRQWEPLDLFEDPENLPAFLALSLPELSIEERLHFYELLHPIHRLLDFWCGHPLETTTVDISDWTQTDWETATVYLHPQLKTDPAKQDLIDCIRSHRPYEISQYVKLATLVPIYIESFRAGCLLPLWEGKQPMMSLVERWKQIQPVDPVTLELISDQMAFEQVKELLRDLEPFLYILLERSL
- a CDS encoding class I SAM-dependent methyltransferase; the encoded protein is MENQDPELLEKIRQQFDSAPYPKTPLEQSPKTDYELLYIHNLVTPYYLKYQKVTNTEGKIILDAGCGTGYKSLVLAEANPGAKIVGIDISEQSIELAKQRLKYQGFDNAEFYVLSIQDLPELEYEFDYINNDESLYLFPDITVPLKAMKSVLKPEGMIRTNLHSAFQRVNYFRAQSLFNMMGLMNENPTELEIHFTGELMQALKNQVLLKSQTYNLEKINEQEWVLMNYLFQGDKGYIIPDLFSALRTVNLELISMVRWRQWEPLDLFEDPENLPAFLALSLPELSIEERLHFYELLHPIHRLLDFWCGHPLETTTVDISDWTQTDWETATVYLHPQLKTDPAKQDLIDCIRSHRPYEISQYVKLATLVPIYIESFRAGCLLPLWEGKQPMMSLVERWKQIQPVDPVTLELISDQMAFEQVKELLRDLEPFLYILLERSL
- a CDS encoding class I SAM-dependent methyltransferase, producing MENQDPELLEKIRQQFDSAPYPKTPLEQSPKTDYELLYIHNLVTPYYLKYQKVTNTEGKIILDAGCGTGYKSLVLAEANPGAKIVGIDISEQSIELAKQRLKYQGFDNAEFYVLSIEDLPQLGYEFDYINADEVLYLCPNLFNAMQGIKQVLKPQGIIRANLHSLYQRVGYFRAQSLFKLMGIMDEPSQEFKAEIAKETIDSIKDEVVLKTQTWNSPDYKNQEWLLANYLLQGDKGYTIPEVFAVLKATDLQLISMVKWRQWQLLDLFKEPDNLPAFLAFSLSEISIEEQLHLFELIHPVHRLLDFWCGHCDQEWILPVSEWTEADWQTARVHLHPQLRTNQAKADLMECIQTHRPYEISQYVKLPTHIPITLESSHAACLLPLWDGEQTVISLAERWQQIYPIDPITLEPITVQRALQQIKEVLITLDAFLYVLLEHSG
- a CDS encoding type IV pilin-like G/H family protein, encoding MKTEFKAKFLQYVANRKKEEGFTLIELLVVIIIIGILAAIALPSFLSQANKAKQSEGKQYISSINKGQQAYFVENNGFGSDVTQLGIGLKTQTSNYVYTISATTASNVGSLASPINTTALKGYAGGVGLVLVAGSDAKTAQSVLCETTVPGTPVATTNDGTVVGCAATMTVVTK
- a CDS encoding O-linked N-acetylglucosamine transferase, SPINDLY family protein is translated as MVAQDLRSMTSDWQEKAEQLLLKNNYTEAEKLYEQAIEIQPEIKSYYWYLGLVLLLQGQEAEAQTTWLFGMADGEPEEIEEWTQELIQVLETEAERQRLELEDYGVAWAIRQHIREIKPTDINNLLHLTGLSICLRTYTGREPIELGLLELLKQESATVDSDLLLQVIKSVVDSAPLLTSSLNLTEASLVHIQDTDIFINQLIIPFVYKMAHSAKQPSTAANFAELGLRLAPEHPELLCFSASVYQDSNRFDQGIQAAKLYFSITTNLAAKFFAIHLIIRGLMSAGGYWKEFAEATEQQKDLLKVLLEEQPTDLSQVETIRLFNTMFFSPYFEDNPQENTRLRSEVSKLAQLNIENYAKEQVERYRHRQTTRFHQPAVERRLKIGYISHCFRTHSVGWLARWLFQYHNKEKFEIFGYFICYDHYNYNQVQNWYVNNIENVRKLEFSGLEAADKIDEDEIDILIDLDSLTLTTTAEAMAVKPAPVQVTWLGWDASEIPTIDYYIADPYVLAEEAQSYYSEKIWRLPQTYLAVDGFEVGLPNVRRDQLDIPSDAIIYFTAQRGYKYHPHTAQLQLEILKAVPNSYFIIKGVADQKSLKTFYAEIAESVGVDCDRLKLLPPSPTEAIHRANLAIADVVLDTYPYNGATTTMETLWMGIPMVTRVGQQFSARNSYTMMINAGITEGIAWTDEEYIEWGIKLGTDEDLRSEIAWKLIKNRQTAPLWNGKQFTREMENAYEQMWLNYIEKKT